The stretch of DNA AATGTTAAGATTCTGGGCTTATATAGCACACGAGCTAAAGAATTCATGCATTACTGCAACAATGGATAAGATAGTAAATTAATTAAACGTCCTAGAGTTATCCACACCACTTAATGCAGACAATTTTCGGTATCAGCAATGATGATCAAGAATGCGACAAACAGATCAAAAAAGGTTGCAGGTGCTGGACAGAAAAGGAGCCCTTCAGTAAAATGGCACCTCTAATTATGAGGAAGGTAAATGGCTTGGTTCCGTGATCCATAATCCATGCTGGAAATTGAGTGGGGCGTTTTATGATGATCAGTTCCAGTTCGACTGTGATGCCTTTTACTGTTGTGACAAGATCGTTTACGATCAAATAGTCTGTCAACCTGATAGTCCAGGATTCAGATAAAGTAATACGTCAGCAGCACTAGCAAAACAGCTGTGGAGCTGAATAACTGATGGATGAGGAATGATAGAGATTGCCACCGATTCCCAATATTTACGTAAAAGTATTTAGTTCAAGGGGAAGATAACTACGATGGTGATGACACTAACAACCCCCACCCCTTTCCTTTGCCATGGAGACAGGGCGCGGGCCTCCCTCACCGCGGGCAGAAGTTCACACACAGTCCCCTCCTGACAACGACCGTATTTGTATTCGCTGCCTTACGTTAGCTCGGAATCCAGGAGCCGAGCCGAAGAAGATCCAGCCACCATGCAGTGCAGGTCGAATTTGAGCTTAGTTTAGGCCGCAGTGACGCGTCAGCGTCAACTCCTTCTTAAAGGCAGTGTCACTCAAATCACTCCTCACAGACTTTAATATGCCGACAAATAATTCACCACCTACACCTGAACAATACTCCTGCACCGTCTCAAAGTGCAACAGACAAAATAGCTGTTTTTTTTCTGGGCTCTACTTTTTAAAACTTACTTATAATGAAGTAGTATATTCTACTATTTTTTTCGTTGAtcttcaatacattgatttagatTTTGAAATCTCTTTAAATGCTTCCGCCCAGCCAGGGTCAAAGAGAATGACATATCTTGCGTAAGTATAAATACCCGCTCTCATAGCATTTTCTGTGCGCTGGCGCAGCTAGCTCTGTGCAGATATGAGGAAATTAGTTGTGTACGCCAAGAGTTTGGGCTGGCTAATATTTTTTTGTTTGCAAGCATTAATTGGTAAATTTATGATGCTTCTCTTTCCTGAAACCGTGAAGAAGGTGATGCTGAAATTTGGGTTGAaaacatccatgactcaaaatccAAAATTCAAATACGAAGACTGGGGTCCAACATTTTTCAGTTTCAACACTGTGAAAGCAGTGGCCAAAAATCTATTGACAAATATTGGAGATGAAGCTTTCGAAGGCGCCTTTGCTCCCAATACACGAGTTATTGACTTCGACAACAAAGAACATCGACTGCTTGATTTCTCGAAGGGTTTGTATCAGTTATACGTAATTGCATTAAAGGCTTGTGAAAACAGTAATGTATTTTTGAGAGTTCAACAAGTGCATTTGATCTCTGTAATATGTATTTTAAATGTTACGTAATTCTTTATTGAAAGCATATTCTGACTGGCTTGGATTCGAAATACCCAAGGGCAGACAACACGTAAATCTAAACTGTATCTTGTTGGTGGCCAAAAGTCAAACACATGAAGCTGAATTTTCTAATAACAGCTCGTTTATGTGTAGACAAACGTTCAAAAGCGTTTCAATGGGACAAACAAAAAAAACGTAATTTGGGGCATTGGTTTTAAGAAAGGAAAATTACTTTAAGGCTTTTGTTGTCCAACAGGGCTCCACCAAATGGTGCGCCATTCCATGTTCGACTTTTCTCTTTATCAGATTTATCAAAATACAAGCCTTACTCAGCGTGTTTTTATGCAACAAAGTCCTGTTCTTCACTGCCGAACCGCTGTCTTGAGTAATTCCTCCCTCTATAGAATACAGTAGCTATAACCAAGCTGCATTTCGCTAGCTTTGAGCAATGGAGCATGctctatattttttttaaaaacaaaaacttGTATTTCGAGTGCCTTTCAGGCGCTAAAAACGAGCAAGATCAAACGAAATCTCAGGCAGCCACATTAGCATTTAGTTGCAGAGAATGTCTTGGAGCAAGAAAGTGAGGGAGAATTTCAAAGTGGTAGTTCCAGAGTTTAGGCGCTGAAGACAGATCCATCAATGTTTTTGAGCGATTGAATTAAAAATTGGAAACATTGTATATTTTGGACGATTACAGGGTTGAAGGAGAACAAATAAATGGGAAGAGCTAAGGATGGCGGTAGTATCTTCACTTAAAACTGGAACAGGTTCTGTTACTTTGTCGTGTTAGATTATATAAAAAGGCTTTAAGTTTAAATAAGATGAACGTTGTTCTTAAGATTCCTCCTTGGGCCAATGGTGTTTTTATTACATGGAGGTTGAATTGGCCCATAAAATATGTAGCAACAATCTCCAGTAAATACTCTGTGGGCACAAATCTCCATTTTTGTATGTTACCCAGGTCTGAGGTAATTGCATGTGGTTGTTACAATAACTTAAATTCCTTAGTGATTTGCTTTGGAGGAATTATTATTTTAGCAATTTTCCTCATGCTTGATTATATATCTTTATACTTATGGAATCATAAACCGAAATTGACCCTATCTTTTCCATTTAGCGCACGTTTGCTCTTTtctcatcctcccgccaccctactaGGGATAGGGctcttcttgtcctcacctaccaccccaccagcctccgcgtccagcacataattctccggaaCTACCGCCTCCTCCATCTTTCCCACCCCCACAcgttcactttctgctttccgccgGGATGGCTCCCTGCGCGActccttatccattcgtccctccccactggcacttacccttgcaagcggaacaagtgttacacctgccccaacacttcctccctcactaccattcaagacctcaaatagtccttccaggtgaggcaaaacttcatctgtgagtctgtaggggtcatttactgtgttcgatGCTCCCGGTGTAGCCTCTCGTATagcagtgagacccgacgtagattgggagactgcttcgccaagcatctacgctccgtccgccagaacaagcatgatctcccagtggccactcattttaattccactacccattcccatatgtccatccagggcctcctctactctcaggatgaggccaaacttgcgttggaggaacaaaaccttgAATTCCgttagggtagcctccaacctggtggcatgactACCGAtttttcaaatttccagtaatgcctctTCTTCCCCGCCCCTTCACAATTTGCCATCGCCTTTTTtgccctctcatgttatctccttgcccacccattttCTTGCTCTGGTgcacctcttcccccccccccccaccacctttttttCTTCTAGGGtcttctctttcaccaatcaactccccagctctttgcttcatccctccccctccaggtttcacctatggCCTGGcacttctctctccccttccccatctttcaaatctaataaacttcccccccccccccccccagtcctgtcaattgtgctttttttttgtagatgctgcctggcctgctgagttcctccagcattttgtgtgttgctcggattttcagaatctgcagactttctcttgtctcTAAATTGATGCTTTAAAATATATCACCTTAAAAACTGTCCAATTAATCCCACTTTCAGCTGTATTCTCCACAACCTTGATTGTTTTCTGTATGTCCTATTCTTTCATAACTTGTGCGCCAACTGTGAAAGAGCAAGGTAATTCATTATGTATAAGATGAATAAATACTTTTTTCTTTCAGTTGTATTTCCCAATTGTTCTGAATCTCTGAAAAATGCAAAATACCTTTCTGAGTTCTTTGGTTATGGTCTCATCATGTATTATTTTCATATTATCCATCCAATGTGATCTTCTTTGACAGGTAACATTTATAAATTGTATGTCCAGAGCTTTATTTTAAATAGATTTACTTTCTCCCCCTAGATAATCGACCACTAGTGTTGAATTTTGGAAGTTGCTCCTGACCCCCATTTCTTTTCCAATTTGATGAGTTCAAAAAACTTGTCAAAGACTTCAAATCTGTGGCTGATTTTCTGATTGTCTACATTGAAGAAGCACATGCTACAGGTATGAATAGATTTCCAGAGAAAGACAGCCTTTCTTGTGTTTTGCTACTCTTGCATACCAGTTTAAAGCTGTATCTTCGGTATGCACAAAGCTGCTTATCCATGCTCACCAATTACTCTTGGGAAGGTGGTGGTCAAGTCAAGTTTGTTGTCCTATGCACAAGTATGGTGAGGTACGAGAACAGTGAAAAGCTTACAGCAGCATCATAGGCATGTAGATTCAGACAATGTAAGTTGTACATAATTTTaatgttaaagtgaaaacacAAACACTTGTCGGCAAGATTATTCAGCTCCCTGAACCAGCCATTCTAGTGATCATGGGTTTCTGGCATATTGAAaatgacatttttaaaaatatacttcCAAGGTAGGATATGTGTGACCTAAAGGGGAACCTGCAGGTGGTGTCCTCATATGCTTGCTACTCTTGTCAAGCTTAGTGGTAGAGGTCATATGTTTTGGAGCTGCTTTCAGGTGAGATTAGGCAAGTAACTGCAGAACATTTTTTTAGATGGCACTGTACTGCTATTTTGGTACCAGAGGTACGTCAGCTAAGTAGTTTGCTTTGTCCTGTATGATACTGAGCTTGCATCAAAGGAGGTAAGATATTTCATTGCTCTTTTGACTTGGGCCTTGCAGATGTTTAAAAGCTTTGGCATCTCGGATCCCCTGTCTTTGAGTTGCTCCTTGAGCCACACAATTTATTTAAAAACTAAGTTTTTAGTCAGTCTCCCTTGAAGGTTGATGGTGTGGAACCCTGCAATAGTGACAATTCTCTCAAATGGAGATGGTGATTGCTTGGCACTTTTGTGGTGTGACTGTTACATGCTACTTATCAACTCATACCTGCACATTGTCCAGGTCTTGCTCCATGCAGATCTTAACTACTTTATTTACTGAAGTTGTAAATGGAATTGAATACCGTACAATTGCCAGCAATCATCTCCACTAACCATCTCATAGAAAGGAGATCATAAGTGAAGCTGTTGAAGATGGTTGGGCTGGGGACACTGCTGAGGTATGGCTGTTGTATTTTAGTCCAAGTGTTAAAATGATTTGTAACCACAACTATCTTTCTTAGAGATGTGAGTGAAATCTATAACTGGTGGAAATGTAAAACCAAGTTTTTTGTCATCTTACTATTATTACTGCCTGTTTTATCTTTTACCTTAATAATACCCTTGGCTTTTCAATCATTTATTTAGCACCTTCGCAAATGTTTCATTATAAATCATCCTCTGtttttatctccaaacaaaaATGACAATTTTTGTGAGGTCCTTTATATTGATTGCTTAATTTTATTACTTGTTTCAGATGGCTGGGCATTCAAGAACAATGTGGATATTAAAAAACATCAAACATTAAATGATCGTATCAGTGCAGCAAAGATCTTGCTAAAAGAGGAGCCTCGCTGTCCAATGGTAGTTGACTCTATGGATAATATGACTTGTGCTAAATATGGAGCCCTGCCAGAGAGACTATACGTGGTGCTCAATGGCAAAATCATTTACAAGGTAACTGAATATCCTGAAACTCAAGGGTTACTTTGTATGTTAAATCCATCCGTAATCCAAAATTAGTAGCTTCACTGCTAGTCTTTTATCAGACATTTTGTTTACCCAAGTACAATGCAAAGGCTAATGCACTGTAATTCATACCCTACCTGTTCCTGAGGGAGTTGGTTAATACTGGATCAGctaaattatttatttagagatacagcacagtaataggcccttctgcccaacaaCCCGCACTGCACAGTAACACCCAGTTGGGTGGTTAATTGGACAcatcgttggaatgtgggaggaaacctatatggtcatggggagaatgtacaaactccttgcagacagcagcaggaagtgATCCCATATCACTGGCACTATAACAGTGTTGCACTAAATTATAAGCCACTGTGCTGCCCCTaatgaaaataaatttcaaaTATAAAAAGTCTGGTTTTTATCCACGTCATTCCCACTGCTGCTtgcaaggagtttgcacgttctcctcaTACCACGTGGTTTtcccccacagttcaaagatgtaccagttggtagggtatttggtcattgtaaattgtaccatgATTGGGATAggtttaaattgggggattgctgggtggtatggttcaaagggccggaaggcctACTAAGCAAACAaattaattaaatttaaaaaattgataaggccataagatataggagcagaattaggccatttggcccattgagtttgctccaccatttcatcatggttgatccaattttcctctcggaCCCTATCtccagtcttctccccatatcccttcgtgccctgaccaattaagaatctatcaacttctgccttaaaaatatataaagatGGCCTctacagcagcctgtggcaaataattccacagattcaccaccctctggctaaagcaattcctcatctccattctaaaaggatgcccctctattctgcagttgtgttctctggtcttaagactctcacaccataagaaacatcctctccacattcagtctatcaaggcctttccactatttgatgggtttcaatgaggatcccccccccacccaccccgttcttctgaattccagtgaatacaggcccacagccatcagacACTCTTAGTTTGAGAAGCCATTCGATCCTGTAAtcctttttgtgaacctcctttgaactcaagtttcagcacatcctttcaaagaaaaggggcccaaagctgctcacaatacttcaagtaagGCTtcatcaatgctttataaagcttcaacactGCATCTTTgcgtttatattctagtcctcttgaaatgaatgctaacattgcatttgcttgctcaccagactcaacctgcaaattaacctttagggaatcctgcacaaggactcccaagtgcctttgctTCTCAACTGATTGTATTTTCTCTCTGATTAGAGGAGGATGTAAGCAAGGTAAGGGATGGTCTTTGGActtggcatggtgccagaagcTAGCAAGCCTGAAATAGCACAGTTGAGAAAATTCACAATTGATCTTTCTAAATTGGGGAAAATATAAACATGGAATTTTACATTTTGTGCATGTCTTTTGTGATTGAATGAAAAACTGAAAAGGGAAGATTGTGTAAATATGAGAAAGGTGAGGGGAAAATAAAGTCAATGGTTTCCAAAAATAAAATTGTCAAAAAATGTGAtgaactgtactcactggattttaaaAGAATGatggggggagatctcattgagacctatcgaatattaaaaggcctagattgagtggaaCTGGGGAGAATGTCTCTTATATTGGGgggactttaggacccagagggcacagcctcagaatagaagattgtccctttggaacagagatgaggaggaagctcttcagccagtgagtggtgaaacTGTAATTTTATTGCTTtatatggctgtggaggccaaatcattttgtatatttaaagcagagtttgataggttcttgattggtaaggatatcaaaggttacagggagagggtagaagaatggggctcagagggataataaatcagccaagatggaatgctggagcagactcaatggacttaatggcctaattctgctcctatgttatgTGGTTCTGTACATGTGTTTTTCTAATAAAAGTTGTTTTGTTTTCAATCCTAGTTTACCAGTAGAATTAACTTGCTCAAGTATAAAGAAAACTGTACCAAATAGCAAAATACTGTTTCAAAATCCTTTTGAATAACTGGCTTTTGCATTTTGTTAATGCTATTGTCACAATGAATATACAGTGAGTGAGGCCTTCGTTGGTCAAggctgaccatggatgttgcatcctagctgtctacatgatacacaagccaggacagtacaatatggagaggaagctgttGTCCACGCAGCAGCTCCCCCTCtctatgcagctgatgaatccaaaggaacggcagaaactgatacagcttgacaccagctgcatcacaggaattgttagtcagtattgaactcaacataggactgccttagggacctcAGCCTCAGATTTCTCTTTGGGGTTtattcccgaagccttccccatgagtgggcgtAGCCACAACACAGGCGGTTTGAGATCAGGGTTTTCCTTCTAGGTGAGATGCTAACCATGGGTAACGAGCCCTatctgcccagagcaactggttttaaggcaccagtaacccgcctttgccacTTCTCTTGCCATTAGAAACTGTTCCACCCGGCttcgtagctaagccacacgtgaaggccaggagctggacttagttgtcagagacCATTTGGGATGCAaaccattaggagcatttaataggtagtggaaacTTATCCCCaataacaccaccccccccccccccccacccagcacaTTAAATTGCCATTATTTTCTATTAATTTGTCATAAAATGGAATTTCAGGGTTACAGACTCAGAAAAGACATGTGTTTCTAGCAGTAATCATGGAATAAAATGTTACTGAGGAGAAGAGTGAAACAAATTGATTTGTCACAGGTATGAATCAGACAAGGCAGATCAAAACACTGTCAATCTTTGGCAGTAATGGTGCTTAATTTCTCATAACCATATATTTACATGTATTTCAGGGCAACATGGGACCTTCGGGATACAAACCAGAAGAAGTACGATTAATTTTGCAAAACCTAAGTTAAACCATGTGTTGGCAGAGTTTTCAGTACTGGTATAATCTACTGAGAAAGATTTCTTTGACTTTTTCAAATAATCAAGCCTAATTGTAAATTGATCTGAATAGTTTTCATTTCCATCTTGATAATTTTCTCAGTTTGAATTGCTG from Hemitrygon akajei chromosome 12, sHemAka1.3, whole genome shotgun sequence encodes:
- the dio1 gene encoding type I iodothyronine deiodinase, with product MRKLVVYAKSLGWLIFFCLQALIGKFMMLLFPETVKKVMLKFGLKTSMTQNPKFKYEDWGPTFFSFNTVKAVAKNLLTNIGDEAFEGAFAPNTRVIDFDNKEHRLLDFSKDNRPLVLNFGSCSUPPFLFQFDEFKKLVKDFKSVADFLIVYIEEAHATDGWAFKNNVDIKKHQTLNDRISAAKILLKEEPRCPMVVDSMDNMTCAKYGALPERLYVVLNGKIIYKGNMGPSGYKPEEVRLILQNLS